From Cannabis sativa cultivar Pink pepper isolate KNU-18-1 chromosome 8, ASM2916894v1, whole genome shotgun sequence, a single genomic window includes:
- the LOC115698880 gene encoding uncharacterized protein LOC115698880, translating into MKFFNFSELGSCCRAAPPPEETTNVHVATNSGRHVSSSKRRRCNSATHWRPGLHAISEDHSTNQQKIQNKSSSKDGPKSGPRPIHKARGSDTSSRNDSRTNSAPVIVPAFSPTPFVF; encoded by the exons ATGAAGTTCTTCAATTTCTCGGAGCTGGGTTCTTGCTGCCGGGCAGCGCCACCGCCGGAGGAGACTACTAACGTCCACGTGGCTACCAACAGTGGCCGCCACGTGTCTTCTTCCAAGCGCAGAAGGTGTAATTCGGCGACGCATTGGCGGCCGGGCCTCCATGCCATCTCGGAAGATCATTCTACTAATCAGCAGAAGATTCAGAACAAATCTTCCAGCAAAGATGGGCCTAAATCTGGGCCTAGGCCCATTCATAAGGCTCGTGGGAGTGACACTTCTTCTCGTAATGACTCAAG GACAAACTCTGCACCGGTGATCGTTCCAGCTTTCTCACCTACACCATTCGTCTTCTGA